In Acholeplasma equirhinis, the following proteins share a genomic window:
- a CDS encoding asparaginase, with protein sequence MTPNDMFNIAKLVDSEIKHTNYDGIVITHGTDTIEETAYFLDLYYKMETPIVMTGAMRNLSELGYDGLSNIVSAILVASDSQSKNRGVLLVMNDEINAASEVTKTHTVALDTFKSLEFGPLGVVDSSRVFFYRSNTNTKPKITISKLTKRVEIVKAASGTDSSIINFLIDSKVDGIIIEALGRGNVPPMMVPGIARAIQEGIPVVVTSRCPKGRVFDTYAYQGGGYHLKQLGVLFSGNLPSQKSRILLMLALESISTNDELNQYFEN encoded by the coding sequence ATAACGCCAAATGATATGTTTAACATTGCTAAACTAGTTGACAGTGAAATTAAACATACAAATTATGATGGGATCGTTATAACACACGGTACTGACACCATTGAAGAGACTGCATACTTCCTTGATCTCTATTACAAAATGGAGACTCCAATCGTTATGACTGGTGCAATGCGTAACCTATCTGAGCTAGGGTATGATGGACTCTCAAATATCGTCTCAGCAATTTTAGTCGCTTCTGACTCACAGTCAAAAAACCGTGGTGTGCTACTAGTCATGAATGATGAGATCAATGCTGCTAGCGAAGTTACCAAAACGCATACTGTTGCACTCGATACTTTCAAGTCTCTTGAATTTGGACCACTTGGAGTTGTCGATTCTTCACGAGTTTTCTTTTATCGTTCGAATACAAATACTAAACCTAAAATTACAATTAGTAAACTTACAAAAAGAGTCGAAATTGTCAAAGCTGCATCAGGTACAGACTCATCTATCATTAATTTCTTAATTGATTCTAAAGTTGATGGGATTATTATTGAAGCACTTGGACGTGGTAATGTACCACCAATGATGGTACCTGGTATTGCACGTGCGATACAGGAAGGTATCCCTGTTGTTGTTACTTCACGTTGTCCTAAGGGTCGTGTATTTGACACTTATGCATATCAAGGTGGCGGCTATCATCTTAAACAATTAGGTGTATTATTTAGCGGTAATTTACCAAGTCAAAAATCAAGAATACTTCTAATGCTTGCACTTGAATCTATATCAACTAATGATGAATTAAATCAATATTTTGAAAATTAA
- the rsmD gene encoding 16S rRNA (guanine(966)-N(2))-methyltransferase RsmD: MRIISGIHRSRIIKMVPSESTRETSDKVRGAVLNSIGDKVKDAFILDLFAGSGAYGLESISRGARKCMFNDTKLDATKTILENIKSLKVEEQSELLKLDYLKAVEKLKNEQYKFDLIFLDPPYKKVNLESLINDLDSILDDDGLIVIETHKDVILSLERTPKYQVRSEKVYGIKKIYYVIKI, encoded by the coding sequence ATGAGAATTATAAGTGGTATCCATCGAAGCAGAATCATTAAAATGGTACCTTCTGAATCAACACGAGAAACCTCTGACAAAGTTAGAGGAGCAGTCTTAAACTCCATTGGAGATAAAGTTAAAGATGCATTTATACTTGACCTTTTTGCAGGTAGTGGTGCATACGGACTTGAATCAATTTCTCGTGGTGCACGAAAATGTATGTTTAATGATACTAAACTAGATGCGACCAAAACTATACTAGAAAACATTAAGAGTTTAAAGGTTGAAGAACAGTCTGAATTGCTTAAATTAGATTATTTAAAAGCAGTAGAAAAACTCAAAAACGAACAATATAAATTCGACCTTATCTTCTTAGACCCACCATACAAAAAAGTTAATTTAGAATCACTTATTAATGATTTAGATAGTATACTTGATGATGATGGCCTAATCGTTATAGAAACACATAAAGATGTCATACTCAGCTTAGAACGCACACCAAAATATCAAGTAAGATCAGAAAAAGTATATGGCATTAAAAAGATCTATTATGTGATTAAAATATAA
- a CDS encoding pyrimidine-nucleoside phosphorylase, with translation MEMVDIIAKKKYGQTLTKAEIEFVIDGYTNGRIPDYQMSAFLMAVYFQGMNSDESTNLAMAMRDSGEVLDLSDIKGVKVDKHSTGGVGDKVSLVLAPLVAHLGAKLAKMSGRGLGHTGGTIDKLEAIPGFNVVLPLEKFKEQVNEIGCSIVGQSGDIAPADKLIYALRDVTATVDSMPLIASSIMSKKLASGADAIVLDVKVGSGAFMKTKEDAIELSKLMVEIGKKAGKKVTAILTSMDEPLGHKIGNSLEIYEAIETLEGKGPEDLTEVVSVITGHLLRDAKVVDTFEDGYKLAYKTLRNGEALNAFYTFVAAQGGDVNFLKNKANLIGDTKVEVIRAKMNGFLEKVDALNFGIAAMKLGAGRMKKEDKIDLLVGLDLHKKIGDDVKIGDPIVTIYHHDKGLQEAKEIIEKSYVVGPKQIKLKLIEETIV, from the coding sequence ATGGAAATGGTAGATATTATTGCCAAGAAAAAATATGGGCAAACTTTAACCAAAGCAGAAATTGAATTTGTAATCGATGGATATACAAATGGTAGAATTCCTGATTATCAAATGTCAGCATTCTTAATGGCAGTTTATTTCCAAGGTATGAATTCTGATGAATCAACAAACCTCGCAATGGCTATGCGTGATTCTGGTGAAGTCTTAGATTTATCCGATATCAAAGGGGTGAAGGTTGATAAACATTCAACAGGAGGTGTCGGGGATAAAGTGAGTTTAGTGCTCGCACCACTTGTTGCACACTTAGGTGCTAAACTTGCAAAAATGAGTGGTAGAGGTTTAGGTCACACTGGTGGAACAATTGATAAATTAGAAGCGATTCCTGGATTTAATGTTGTGTTACCTTTAGAAAAATTCAAAGAACAAGTGAATGAAATTGGATGCTCAATTGTTGGACAATCTGGTGATATTGCACCAGCTGATAAATTGATTTATGCACTAAGAGATGTTACTGCAACCGTTGATTCAATGCCACTTATTGCTTCATCAATTATGAGTAAAAAATTAGCATCTGGTGCAGATGCAATTGTTCTTGATGTTAAGGTTGGATCTGGTGCATTCATGAAGACTAAAGAAGATGCAATTGAACTATCTAAATTGATGGTTGAGATTGGTAAAAAAGCAGGCAAAAAAGTCACTGCAATTCTTACCTCAATGGATGAACCATTGGGACATAAGATTGGTAACTCTCTTGAAATTTATGAAGCAATTGAAACACTCGAAGGTAAAGGTCCAGAAGATTTAACCGAAGTTGTTTCTGTCATAACTGGTCATTTATTACGTGATGCAAAAGTAGTTGATACCTTTGAAGACGGTTACAAACTTGCATATAAAACTTTAAGAAATGGTGAAGCATTAAATGCCTTTTATACATTCGTTGCTGCACAAGGTGGCGATGTTAATTTCTTAAAAAATAAAGCCAATTTAATTGGTGATACAAAGGTCGAAGTTATCCGTGCTAAGATGAATGGATTCTTAGAAAAAGTTGATGCATTAAACTTTGGAATAGCTGCTATGAAACTTGGTGCAGGACGCATGAAAAAAGAAGACAAAATTGATTTGCTTGTAGGACTAGATTTACATAAAAAAATTGGTGATGATGTAAAAATTGGTGATCCAATTGTTACAATCTATCACCACGATAAAGGACTTCAAGAAGCTAAAGAAATCATTGAAAAATCTTATGTTGTTGGGCCTAAACAAATTAAGTTAAAACTGATTGAAGAGACAATTGTATAA
- a CDS encoding single-stranded DNA-binding protein: MTFVNLIGRVVSFDAKVSDSGVEYTDLRVSVMRPYKNYQGTYDADYFRIALFDHNHKKAQEYFRKGMGIALKGRLEVSKWVDDDEKNRSNIQIVVERIIFLPKDDDAYFEAMND, from the coding sequence ATGACATTCGTAAATTTAATTGGAAGAGTCGTTAGTTTTGATGCAAAAGTTTCAGATAGTGGTGTTGAATACACTGATCTTAGAGTTTCTGTTATGAGACCTTATAAAAATTACCAAGGTACTTATGATGCAGATTACTTTAGAATTGCTTTATTTGATCATAATCATAAGAAAGCACAAGAATACTTTAGAAAAGGTATGGGTATTGCATTAAAAGGTCGTCTTGAAGTATCAAAATGGGTAGATGATGATGAAAAGAATCGTTCAAATATTCAAATTGTTGTAGAACGTATTATATTCTTACCTAAAGATGACGATGCATACTTTGAAGCAATGAATGACTAA
- a CDS encoding lysophospholipid acyltransferase family protein — protein sequence MFTIIFLISFLSFFIGMSLILGGWWMILWFVLGYLFGILMIWVGIAVHAAIFYKVPYTSRYKNYGWRSASVAVGLFMFNVSVKVIGGEKIPKDGKLVAYSNHKSYLDPMIIMQIIKRPSAFTPKSSLYKIPLFGLVLNSMGCMPVYRGDDRKTAKGLVETIKKVENGFVMTVFPEGGRKDRDTDEVKATRAGAFKMAVKPGATILPLTINGNSKIQHNSPFRHTRVTVVVHDPIPYEKYQSMQTAEVGEMVQVAINSGLIDKSHTE from the coding sequence ATGTTTACAATTATCTTTCTAATTTCATTTTTATCATTCTTTATCGGAATGTCACTAATCCTTGGTGGATGGTGGATGATTTTATGGTTCGTCTTAGGATATTTGTTTGGTATCTTAATGATTTGGGTTGGCATCGCAGTGCATGCTGCAATCTTTTATAAAGTTCCATATACTTCAAGATACAAAAATTATGGTTGGCGTTCAGCTTCAGTAGCAGTAGGACTCTTTATGTTTAATGTATCTGTAAAAGTTATTGGTGGTGAAAAAATTCCAAAAGACGGTAAACTTGTCGCATATTCAAATCATAAATCTTATCTAGATCCAATGATTATTATGCAAATCATTAAACGTCCATCCGCATTTACTCCAAAATCATCACTCTATAAAATACCTTTATTTGGACTTGTATTAAACTCCATGGGTTGTATGCCAGTTTATCGTGGAGATGATAGAAAAACAGCCAAAGGTCTCGTTGAAACAATTAAAAAAGTTGAAAACGGATTTGTTATGACAGTATTCCCTGAAGGTGGAAGAAAAGACCGTGACACAGACGAAGTTAAAGCAACCCGTGCTGGTGCGTTTAAAATGGCTGTAAAACCTGGTGCAACAATTCTACCACTTACAATTAATGGAAACTCTAAAATCCAGCATAATTCACCATTTAGACACACTAGAGTAACTGTAGTTGTTCATGATCCAATTCCTTATGAAAAATACCAATCAATGCAAACTGCAGAAGTTGGTGAAATGGTTCAAGTTGCAATCAATTCTGGACTAATTGATAAATCACACACAGAGTAA
- a CDS encoding YneF family protein produces the protein MQIEIWLFVVIIVGALLVGGVAGFFISRKVFKSYLEKNPPIDERSIREMFRQMGRTPSEKQVRQILASMKNNK, from the coding sequence ATGCAAATTGAAATTTGGTTATTCGTTGTTATTATCGTTGGAGCATTACTAGTTGGTGGTGTTGCAGGATTCTTCATATCAAGAAAAGTATTTAAGAGCTACCTTGAAAAGAACCCACCAATCGATGAAAGATCAATTCGCGAAATGTTTAGACAAATGGGAAGAACACCATCTGAAAAACAAGTTCGCCAAATTCTTGCATCAATGAAAAATAACAAGTAA
- the thyA gene encoding thymidylate synthase: MKQYLDLVRHILDHGVEKSDRTGTGTRSVFGYQMRFDLADGFPLVTTKKTFLKGIIYELLWFIKGDTNIKYLVDHGVGIWTDWPYKKYKESPAYQGETMAEFSDKIRNEVGFAEKWGDLGPVYGSQWRKFNGVDQIKYILTELKKNPDSRRLVLSSWNPAEIGQMTLPPCHTLIQFYSVNNKLSLQLYQRSGDVFLGIPFNIASYAIFLMMVAQVTGMEVGEFVHTIGDAHIYSNHMEQVKLQLTREPRKLPTLKINPDVKNLEDFTYEDFKLEGYDPYPSIKGEVAV; this comes from the coding sequence ATGAAGCAATATTTGGATTTAGTTAGACATATACTAGATCATGGTGTAGAAAAATCAGATCGTACAGGAACAGGAACAAGAAGCGTATTTGGTTATCAAATGCGATTTGACCTTGCGGATGGATTTCCACTTGTCACTACAAAGAAAACCTTTTTAAAGGGCATTATCTATGAATTATTATGGTTTATTAAAGGTGACACTAATATTAAATATCTAGTAGACCATGGTGTAGGTATTTGGACTGACTGGCCATATAAAAAATATAAGGAATCCCCAGCATACCAAGGTGAGACAATGGCTGAATTTTCTGATAAAATCAGAAATGAAGTTGGCTTTGCTGAAAAGTGGGGTGACTTAGGTCCTGTCTATGGTTCACAATGGCGTAAATTTAATGGTGTTGACCAAATTAAGTATATCTTAACGGAGTTAAAGAAAAATCCAGATTCAAGAAGACTTGTCTTATCAAGTTGGAATCCTGCTGAAATTGGTCAAATGACTTTACCGCCATGCCATACATTAATCCAATTTTATTCTGTTAATAATAAACTCAGTTTACAGCTTTATCAAAGAAGTGGTGATGTCTTTTTAGGTATTCCATTTAATATTGCATCTTATGCAATCTTCTTAATGATGGTTGCACAAGTAACCGGTATGGAAGTTGGTGAGTTTGTTCATACAATTGGTGATGCACATATTTATTCTAATCATATGGAACAAGTTAAACTCCAATTAACCAGAGAACCAAGAAAATTACCAACTTTAAAAATTAACCCAGATGTAAAAAATTTAGAAGATTTTACTTATGAAGACTTTAAACTAGAAGGATATGATCCATATCCTTCAATTAAAGGTGAGGTTGCTGTATGA
- a CDS encoding histidine phosphatase family protein: MILTMIRHGETDYNKQRLVQGRMDNPLNEHGKNQARTTGQLLKDLNDTFDILGTSPLKRAYETAEIVGSYLDMNVEFTFDGMLERDFGSFEGKSIDLALPVCTDDQYKEPGFENNEILASRIKQATYDLYQEFEDKKVLFVAHSHVIKTLLILSDKSKYTYTNHYVGNSSVCYFNVTKDKIELIKQIDL; encoded by the coding sequence ATGATACTCACAATGATTAGACATGGTGAAACAGACTATAATAAACAAAGACTTGTACAAGGCAGAATGGATAATCCATTAAACGAACATGGTAAAAATCAAGCACGTACGACAGGTCAACTTTTAAAAGATTTAAATGATACTTTTGATATCTTAGGTACATCTCCATTAAAGCGTGCGTATGAGACTGCAGAGATTGTTGGATCATATCTTGATATGAATGTCGAGTTTACATTTGATGGCATGTTAGAACGCGATTTTGGCTCATTTGAAGGTAAGTCAATTGATCTTGCACTTCCTGTATGTACAGATGATCAATATAAAGAACCTGGTTTTGAAAATAATGAAATATTAGCATCAAGGATCAAACAAGCTACCTACGATTTATATCAAGAGTTTGAAGATAAGAAAGTGTTATTTGTTGCACATTCACATGTCATCAAAACCTTACTTATTCTATCTGATAAATCAAAATATACATATACAAATCATTATGTTGGAAATTCTTCAGTTTGTTATTTTAATGTTACAAAGGATAAAATTGAATTAATTAAACAAATTGATCTTTAA
- the deoB gene encoding phosphopentomutase: MKYKRIFLIVMDSVGIGYQHDADKFFNAGHNDIGSNTLGNIAERMDLKVPNLEKLGLGNIAPLRGINPQKELKSFVTKIAEASNGKDTMTGHWEMMGLYITTPFQTFTDTGFPKELIDLLEQRTGRKVVGNISASGTEIIKDFGEHHMKTGDLIVYTSADSVLQIAMHEEIIPIAEQYRICEIARDITMKPEWKVGRVIARPFLGTNKDNFKRTSNRHDYALKPSNKTALNFLDEKGFDVIALGKINDIFDGYGINQYAKTVSNDDGMVKITEWSKKDFTGLVFLNLVDFDALYGHRRDVEGYGKAIETFDSQLPELMKNLREDDLLLITADHGNDPTFYGTDHTREHVPLIIYSPSFKSGKLLETRHTFADIGFSIAENFDTELPEHGKSFLDLIK, from the coding sequence ATGAAATACAAAAGAATATTCTTAATCGTTATGGATTCAGTTGGTATTGGTTATCAACATGATGCAGATAAATTCTTTAATGCTGGCCATAATGATATTGGTTCAAATACACTTGGAAACATTGCAGAAAGAATGGATTTAAAGGTTCCAAATCTTGAGAAATTAGGTCTTGGAAACATTGCACCTTTAAGAGGTATTAATCCTCAAAAAGAACTTAAATCTTTTGTTACAAAGATTGCAGAAGCAAGTAATGGAAAAGATACAATGACAGGTCATTGGGAGATGATGGGACTCTATATTACAACACCATTCCAAACCTTTACAGACACTGGTTTCCCTAAAGAATTAATTGATCTTTTAGAACAAAGAACTGGACGTAAAGTTGTAGGTAATATCAGTGCATCTGGTACTGAAATTATTAAAGACTTTGGTGAGCATCATATGAAAACTGGTGACTTAATTGTCTACACTTCAGCTGACTCAGTTTTACAAATTGCTATGCATGAAGAAATCATTCCAATTGCTGAACAATATCGAATTTGTGAGATAGCTCGTGACATCACTATGAAACCCGAATGGAAGGTTGGACGTGTTATTGCAAGACCATTCTTAGGAACAAATAAAGACAACTTTAAACGCACTTCAAATAGACACGATTATGCACTTAAACCATCAAATAAAACAGCTCTCAATTTCTTAGATGAAAAGGGTTTTGATGTGATAGCACTTGGTAAAATTAATGACATCTTTGATGGCTATGGAATTAACCAATATGCTAAGACAGTTTCTAACGATGATGGTATGGTAAAAATCACTGAGTGGAGTAAGAAAGATTTCACTGGATTGGTGTTCTTAAACCTCGTAGATTTTGATGCGTTATATGGACATAGAAGAGATGTTGAAGGTTATGGAAAAGCGATTGAAACATTCGATTCTCAACTACCTGAATTAATGAAAAATCTACGAGAAGATGACTTACTTTTAATTACAGCAGACCATGGTAATGACCCTACATTCTATGGTACAGATCACACCAGAGAACATGTGCCATTAATCATTTATAGTCCAAGTTTCAAATCAGGTAAACTCTTAGAAACAAGACATACATTTGCAGATATTGGATTCTCTATTGCAGAAAATTTTGATACAGAATTACCTGAACATGGTAAATCATTCTTAGACTTAATTAAATAA
- the pepV gene encoding dipeptidase PepV, giving the protein MSIDFKKLVLQYKDQLIKDTQKLLQINSELTSFDPNREGAPFGPGNKAALDFMLELAKRDGFSFENVDGYAGHIQFGDSKEYIGSIGHLDVVPAGSGWTYPAYGAEIHDNKIYARGSEDDKGPTMAVYYAMKILKESGLKLNKRIKLVLGLDEESGWRCMDYYFKKYPEIPVAGFIPDADFPLIYAEKGITNTIIKGTFEPGDIIKMEAGLRTNMVPESATVTVKKDTLLKTKWNNYLSKNNLVGKVEEKDGLMNLFVEGKSAHGSLPQEGVNAIHLMLDGLKELELSNELTKFMDQYLNHDTAGLKFGIAYTDEEMGPLTNNFGVLKTDGNKFEMILNIRYPKGVNYQKDVFEKIASLLPSNYILSVNHHQKLLYKDPESHLIKTLMNVYKKHTGDERGPISIGGGTFARATENVVAFGPHFIDKPTYIHQKDEFIDIDDFITATIIYTESLYELAK; this is encoded by the coding sequence ATGTCAATAGACTTCAAAAAATTGGTCTTACAATATAAGGATCAATTAATCAAAGATACACAAAAATTACTACAAATTAACTCAGAACTAACCAGTTTTGATCCGAATCGTGAAGGAGCTCCTTTTGGTCCAGGTAATAAAGCTGCATTAGATTTCATGTTAGAGTTAGCAAAACGCGATGGTTTTTCATTTGAAAATGTCGATGGATATGCAGGACATATCCAATTCGGTGATTCAAAAGAATACATCGGTTCAATCGGACACTTAGATGTCGTTCCAGCAGGTTCAGGCTGGACTTATCCTGCATATGGTGCAGAAATTCATGATAATAAAATTTATGCACGTGGATCAGAAGATGATAAAGGTCCAACAATGGCTGTTTATTATGCAATGAAGATTTTAAAAGAATCTGGTTTAAAACTAAATAAGAGAATTAAACTTGTTTTAGGTTTAGATGAAGAATCCGGTTGGAGATGTATGGATTATTATTTCAAGAAATATCCAGAAATACCAGTTGCTGGATTTATTCCTGATGCTGATTTCCCATTAATTTATGCAGAAAAAGGTATTACAAATACAATTATTAAAGGTACTTTTGAACCAGGTGACATCATCAAGATGGAAGCAGGATTAAGAACAAATATGGTTCCAGAATCTGCAACTGTTACAGTCAAAAAAGATACATTACTTAAAACTAAATGGAATAATTACTTAAGTAAAAACAATTTAGTTGGTAAAGTTGAAGAAAAAGATGGTTTAATGAATCTTTTTGTTGAAGGTAAATCTGCACACGGTTCATTACCACAAGAAGGCGTAAATGCAATTCATTTAATGCTTGATGGTTTAAAAGAACTTGAATTGTCAAATGAATTAACTAAATTCATGGATCAATATTTAAATCATGATACTGCAGGTTTAAAGTTTGGTATTGCATACACTGATGAAGAAATGGGACCTTTAACGAACAACTTTGGTGTGTTAAAAACAGATGGTAATAAATTTGAAATGATTCTTAACATCCGATATCCAAAAGGTGTGAATTATCAAAAAGATGTATTTGAAAAGATTGCATCACTTTTACCATCTAACTATATCTTGTCAGTAAATCATCATCAAAAACTACTGTATAAAGATCCAGAATCACATTTAATTAAAACTTTAATGAATGTTTATAAAAAACATACTGGTGATGAACGTGGTCCAATATCAATTGGTGGTGGTACTTTCGCACGTGCAACTGAAAATGTTGTAGCATTTGGTCCACACTTTATTGATAAACCAACTTATATTCACCAAAAAGATGAATTCATTGATATTGATGACTTTATCACAGCAACAATTATTTACACAGAAAGCTTATACGAATTAGCTAAGTAA
- a CDS encoding dihydrofolate reductase codes for MISSIWAMDINWLIGKDNVLPWHYKEDLAFFKKMTEGKTVLMGEATYRSLKGYYKDKPLPYGKIFVANLINTKYPDAECITDVISFIQNFKSDLVVIGGKKIYEITLPYVERLYITHVLNYHEGNVYFTPFELSKYKLIEKKIVPGLIFATYEK; via the coding sequence ATGATTTCATCCATTTGGGCAATGGATATTAACTGGTTAATTGGTAAGGACAATGTTCTACCTTGGCATTACAAAGAAGATTTAGCATTCTTTAAAAAAATGACAGAAGGTAAAACTGTCTTAATGGGTGAAGCAACTTACCGCTCATTAAAAGGTTATTATAAAGATAAACCATTACCTTATGGGAAAATCTTTGTTGCAAATCTTATAAATACCAAATACCCTGATGCAGAATGCATCACGGATGTCATTAGCTTTATTCAAAATTTTAAATCTGACTTAGTGGTCATTGGTGGTAAAAAGATTTACGAAATTACACTTCCTTATGTTGAAAGACTCTATATCACGCATGTTTTGAATTATCACGAAGGTAATGTATATTTCACACCTTTTGAACTATCTAAGTATAAACTAATAGAAAAGAAAATCGTACCTGGCTTAATTTTTGCCACCTACGAGAAATAG
- the xerD gene encoding site-specific tyrosine recombinase XerD, translated as MKYLVNDFIYYLNHEKGLSKNTQQAYLTDIEGYQQFLEKYHKITKVDRIERKHLEAYLKSLKNRGMSAKSMARKLTSIKAFHAFLLEEKEVDTNIALLIERPKIEKSLPSVLSIDEVVKLLETIDRSTPLGLRNVALLELIYGSGLRVSELLNIHTSDVHMTQAYVVVTGKGSKDRMVPISDMAVVAIRNYLTQGRDELLKRPSSYLFVNLNGEPLSRVGFFKVLKKLAFDAGLNPEHISPHTLRHSFATHLLENGMDLRSLQNLLGHEDISTTQIYTHISQKRLKEVYENTHPRARKEKL; from the coding sequence ATGAAGTATTTAGTAAATGATTTTATTTATTACTTAAATCATGAAAAAGGGTTATCTAAAAATACCCAGCAGGCTTATCTTACTGATATTGAGGGATATCAACAGTTTTTAGAAAAGTATCACAAGATTACTAAAGTGGATAGGATTGAAAGAAAGCATTTAGAAGCCTATCTAAAAAGCCTTAAAAATAGAGGTATGAGTGCGAAATCAATGGCACGCAAACTGACGTCAATTAAAGCATTTCATGCGTTTTTATTAGAAGAAAAAGAAGTTGATACAAATATTGCTTTATTAATTGAAAGACCTAAAATTGAAAAGAGTTTACCTTCAGTATTATCGATTGATGAAGTAGTTAAACTCTTAGAAACAATTGATCGTTCAACACCACTTGGACTTAGAAATGTAGCTTTACTTGAACTGATTTATGGGTCAGGACTTAGAGTATCTGAACTCCTTAATATTCATACATCGGATGTACATATGACACAGGCTTATGTTGTCGTAACAGGTAAAGGTTCTAAAGACCGAATGGTGCCTATTTCTGATATGGCTGTGGTTGCGATTAGAAACTATTTAACACAAGGTAGAGATGAACTTTTGAAAAGACCTTCTAGTTACTTATTTGTTAACTTGAATGGTGAACCTTTATCAAGAGTTGGATTCTTCAAAGTATTAAAAAAATTAGCATTCGATGCAGGTCTTAATCCAGAACATATTTCACCACATACACTCAGACATTCATTCGCAACACACCTATTAGAAAATGGAATGGATTTAAGAAGTTTACAAAATTTACTAGGACATGAAGATATTTCAACTACTCAAATTTATACACACATTTCACAAAAGAGATTAAAGGAAGTTTATGAAAATACACATCCTCGAGCGAGAAAGGAAAAGCTATGA
- the hemW gene encoding radical SAM family heme chaperone HemW, whose product MKGLYIHIPFCEYICHYCDFVKRVPKDQNMIDTYLIRLRDEIQTYQKHFDSIETIYIGGGTPSMLTVDQLTYLFDSLKAIHPMEFSIEVNPESYTFEKGEVFKKYGVNRVSLGVQSFDDKILAYMNRGHKTEQIESIIKHLKSIGIKDISVDLIFAIPGQTMDHIKHDLEQFIKLDIDHISYYSLILEDKTYFYHQYLKGNFKPMDEDIEAEMYHYIIDFLESKGYEQYEVSNFARDNHYSLHNSIYWTLGEYIGVGMGAHGFIDNERTYNERGMSQYLDHFTKERMPQTDELKLQDELIFGLRMTKGVDIHKIEKTYGINLFEKYPQIQDKIELGLLRLKDHHLQLTKEGMMLGNQVFMLFI is encoded by the coding sequence ATGAAAGGTTTATACATCCATATCCCATTTTGTGAGTACATATGTCATTATTGTGACTTTGTTAAACGTGTTCCAAAGGATCAAAATATGATTGATACATATTTGATTCGCTTACGAGATGAAATACAAACATATCAAAAACATTTTGATTCAATAGAAACAATTTATATTGGTGGTGGTACACCATCAATGTTAACTGTCGACCAATTAACCTATCTTTTTGACTCATTAAAAGCTATCCATCCAATGGAGTTTTCAATTGAGGTTAATCCTGAAAGCTATACTTTTGAAAAAGGTGAGGTCTTTAAAAAGTATGGTGTTAATAGAGTCTCACTTGGTGTTCAGTCATTTGATGATAAGATTCTAGCTTATATGAATCGTGGACATAAGACTGAACAAATTGAATCAATTATTAAACATTTAAAATCAATTGGTATAAAAGATATCTCAGTTGATCTAATTTTTGCAATCCCTGGTCAAACTATGGATCATATTAAACATGATTTGGAACAATTCATTAAATTGGACATTGATCATATTTCATATTATTCATTAATCTTAGAAGACAAAACTTATTTTTATCATCAATATTTAAAAGGTAATTTTAAACCAATGGATGAAGATATCGAAGCTGAAATGTATCATTATATTATTGATTTTCTTGAGTCAAAAGGTTATGAACAATATGAAGTTTCAAACTTCGCTAGAGACAATCATTATTCACTTCATAATTCAATCTATTGGACATTAGGTGAATATATCGGTGTTGGTATGGGTGCACATGGATTTATTGATAATGAACGTACTTATAACGAGCGTGGAATGAGTCAATATTTAGACCATTTTACAAAAGAACGTATGCCACAAACCGATGAGCTTAAACTTCAGGATGAATTAATATTTGGACTTAGAATGACCAAAGGTGTTGATATTCATAAGATTGAAAAAACTTATGGTATTAATCTTTTTGAAAAATATCCTCAAATACAAGATAAGATTGAACTCGGTTTGTTAAGACTTAAAGATCATCATTTGCAATTAACTAAAGAAGGAATGATGCTTGGTAATCAAGTATTCATGTTATTCATATGA